AAAAAGCAAATAGGCACTAGGGTCAGGACCCATTAATCCTGCACCTCTGGTTTGACTGGCTTTGCCTCTGACAAGGAACAGATCCACAGGAATAGTGGTTATATTTCAAGAAGATGTGACGCAGCTCAGAGGCAAAATCAGCCAAATCCCCCGGACGTGCGAACCACTGCTTTTTTGCCGTTCGCGCGCCAGCGATGCAGGATTATGGGTCCTGGCCCTAAGGTTGTGAGACCGCAGGGCCAAGGCTTAGGCCTGTGCTATTCATTAACCGACACAGAAACCCGGCACAGTCATCTTTGTAAAGAGGTGCGGGCGCACGACAGCGCTCTCCGGGTATTGGCCGATACGGGCCTGAAACTCGGGATTGGTGAACGCATTGCGGAACGTCTCCACATTCTCCCAAATCGCATAGTTCATGTAGGTGGCGCTGCCTGCCAAGCCCTTGTGCATCTGCGTTGAAATGTAGCCGGGCTGCTCTTTCATAAAGCCAGCGTCATGC
The genomic region above belongs to Phaeobacter gallaeciensis DSM 26640 and contains:
- a CDS encoding antibiotic biosynthesis monooxygenase family protein, translated to MAKLVELDEVVTLADQLGSNEGPVVLVNVFSIDPKDEEALVKAWAHDAGFMKEQPGYISTQMHKGLAGSATYMNYAIWENVETFRNAFTNPEFQARIGQYPESAVVRPHLFTKMTVPGFCVG